The region CGGCTTTCCTTGTCCCCCTGCTTCAAATCGTCTGGATCGACATTCTCTTGTCGGGCGACAATGCTGTGGTCATTGCCCTAGCCTGCCGGTCTTTGCCATTACGGCAACGCCGCTTATCGATCTGGCTGGGCGCCGCCGCGGCGATCGCGCTGCGCGTCGTCTTTACACTTTCCGTAGCGCAGATTCTTGCTTTGCGTTTCGTAAAAATCATCAGCGGAGCAATCTTGCTCGTGATCGCTATCCGGCTCGTCGAGGAGGAAGACTCGGCGAAAGAGGTTGAGCCCCTGTGGCGGCTCGCAAACCAGCGGCTCATGACTCCCGCAAATCGAAGATTTATTTAGATAATTTTTGCTATAAATTTAATATACTAAATTTTACAAATTTGCACCGATTGGGTGCGTCCGGCTGCAGCGGTTTTAATGCACGGGTGGCAGGATGCCACTGATCTCCAAAAGCCAGGTTCGGCGCGATCTGGACCTTCTGGATCTGATGAAAACTTTATTGATTGTGGCGAAGGCAACGCGCGTTCATCCACGAGGCGCAATGCGCGCACGGGATGAGAGCTACACAGCTTAATAGAAAAATGCTGTTTTTTACCGTTCATACTGAAACAGGTGATTGATCATGCTTTTGAACTCAGCAAAGGTATTCGCCGGGGTTTTGCTAATGATCGGCATGGCCCAGGCCCAGGTCAGCAATAATGATGCTGCGCCGCCACAGACTTTAGCTGGGGCGATCCGTGTTCCAAACGTAAGACCTTGGCCGACATCCCCCGGCACCGGGGGGCACGTTGTCATCCCGCAGTCGAGCATTCCCACTCCCGGGGATGCAGGCAAACGTGCTCACACGAATACCCGCGTGTTCGTGCCGAACGAACCGATGAAGCCGCAGGCGTCGGTCGCCCGCCCCCTGGTTGGCCCGCCTTTCCCTGGATATTTTTTTGAAACGCCAGCCTCCCTTGCCTGCATCTATGGCTTGGTCGCTGTGACGCCCGGGTGCGATCCCAATACAGTCACAACGGTTTCGAACCGCGGCAGCAAGGTCATCGCCATCGTCGATGCTTTCGACAACCCATCGGCTTTGGCCGATCTGACATTATTTTCGTCTCAATTCGGCCTTCCGGCACCTACGGCTACGAATTTCCAGGTCGTCTATGCATCCGGCGTTCAACCGGCCAACGATACCAACTGGGCGCTCGAAGAGGCACTCGACATCGAGATGGCTCACGCGATGGCGCCAAACGCAAAAGTAATCCTGGTAGAGGCTGCATCGGATTCCCCCGCCGATCTTATCGTCGCCGAAGATGTGGCGAGCGGCCTCGTGGCCGTCGTGGGTGGTGGCGAGGTCTCGAACAGCTGGGGAGGAGATGAATTCGCGGGTCAGGTGGCTTTCGACACTCACTTTTTGACACCCAAAGTCGTCTATTTTGCTTCCACGGGGGATGCGCCCGGTGTGTCTTGGCCATCGACCTCGGCGAATGTCGTTGCTGTTGGGGGGACGAGCACTTCTCGCTGGCCTTCTACCGGCGCTTTCCGTTTTGAATCCAGCTGGTCGGACGGAGGTGGAGGATCGAGCGCAATCGTTCCAAGGCCCGCTTACCAGAATAGCATCCGCTCGATCGTTGGAACGCAGCGGGGTGTACCCGACATTTCGGCTGACGCTAATCCGATCACGGGGGTTTGGGTTACCTGCGGTCTCGGCTGCGGGATGCCCCCCGGCAGCTGGTACATTGTGGGGGGAACGAGTGTTTCGTCACCGCTCGTTGCAGCGATGACGAATGGGGCCGGCCGCTTCGCCCCCAACACGGCGTCGGAGCTGACAACGATCTATGCAAATAGCGAGCATCCGCGATTTGGGCCGTGGCGAAGATTCAACAATGTTGTGCACGGCATATGTGGCCCATTCGCAGGTTATGCGACCAACAACATAAACGGATGGGTGCCACCTTCATGGGATTTTTGTACCGGGGTCGGTTCTCCGAAAGGTCATGCGGGGCTTTGATTGGAATACGCCGCTCGGAACGAGTGAGCGGCGCATTGCATTTTTTTGTTCGCCCACAATCCAACCTTGAACTTAACTTGAAAAATCAAAATAGCTCGTGCAATGGGAGAGGGCAGGAAAATAATCTTTGCCCCTTCTCACATTGCCCTCGGCTCCAGACTTGCGGATAGGCGCATTCCGGAACCGTCGATATAAGATGACCAAGCGTCTTGCGTTGGAAGCGTTGCATCGAACAAAGAAACGTCCGCCCTTATCAACGCCAAACATTATAGCCTTGAATTAAGAGCCCCTGTGGATGCATCCATTAAACGGTGCATGCGCTGGGAGGACAGGAGCGAGAGGGAATTCGTAGCGTTCGCTCAGAGCGTGATTGCGAAGTGCTTTTTGTCAAACGTGGGATTGTCGGCTTCCCGCCTCCTTGACGCCGGGCAGGCCGAAACGAATTGCCGCTTTTGCTTGCCAAGCGCAATTTCTGGGAAGCGTTAGCGATTTTTACCTCTGCTAACATATTGATTTGATTTATGGTGCGGGCGGCCGGAATCGAACCGGCACTCTGTCACCAGAACTGGATTTTGAGTCCAGCGCGTCTACCAGTTCCGCCACGCCCGCATTGAGCCTCAATTCGATTCGGCCTGACTAACGCGGCGCGACTCCTATGGCTCCCAAGGCTCCCTATCTGCCATAACGCCCTAGCCGCGACAACCCTCGACCTTGATTGCTGCAAGCTGAATAGCAGTTGGCCCTTAGATCTTTGTTTTATATTGGTGGATTACGACCGCAACAAGCAACAGAACGATGACTGAGCCCCCAGAAACCGCACAACTTGTGGAAGTTCCCTTCGACCGGTCCGTTCCCGGAGAACCCGGAAAACTTATCCGCGTGTCGCCCCTTGTCCGCCGTATTATCGCGGGAAATCCCGGCCCGATGACATTTACCGGAACCTGCACCTACCTCGTAGGAGACGGCGAGGTGGCGATCATCGATCCCGGGCCGGACAGTCCAGAACATCTCGCGGCGCTGCTTGCGGGCTTGCGCGGCGAGACCGTTACAGCAATTTTCGTCACCCATACACATAAGGATCATTCCCCCGGCGCGCGCGCTTTGCAAGCCGCGACGGGAGCACGAATCTTTGGCTGCCCGCCGCACGACTTTTCGCGCCAGCCTTCCGGTCATCCCATCGATGCGGCCAATGATTTCGGCTACACGCCGGACACGGTTCTGCATGAGGGAGAAGCGATCGATTTTAAAGATTTCTCCCTCGTCTGCGTCGAGACACCTGGCCACGCGATCAATCACCGAGCGTTCGCCTTGCCGCAAGAAAATGCCCTCTTCTCAGGCGACCATGTGATGGCGTGGTCGACCACGGTCGTTGTACCGCCGGAAGGCGCGATGCGTCACTACATGGCATCGCTCGCCAAACTTTTGATGCGTGACGACAAAATATATTGGCCCGGCCATGGCGGCCCGGTTCGGCAGCCGCGCAATTTCGTGCAGGCACTTATCAAACATCGCCGAATGCGCGAACAATCGATCCTCGCCCGCTTGAAGGCGGGAGATACCGCAATTCCGGCAATTGTTGCCAAAGTCTATCAAGGCCTCGATCCAGCGCTGACTTTCGCCGCCGCGCTTTCGGTTCTCGCGCATCTCGAGGATCTCGTCGAGAGAGGGCTTGTCAGAACCAACGCAGCGGTAACACTCGCCGCGCATTACCACCCATCCTAGGTGAGGCCGCGCCAGCCCCGCACAATTTACGGCGATTCCGCGGCGCTTACTTCTTATCGACGACGGCCGTCAGCGCGGTCTCGAAATTGGCGACGTTGCGCGAATTGGCGCCAAAATCGTAAGGCGCGAAGCGCGACGCCGACCGGATGTCGATTCGCGTTTGGCCGGCAAGCGGCCGCAGTCTCAATGTGACATCGGTCGGAAAACCGAGCAGAAAACTGTTGGCTATCGCGTCAATGTGGGCGACGCCAGAACGTCCCCCCTGAGGCCTCTGATCGACGATTTTCCAGCCCGTCGCCCTCATCGCCTGAATGGCGGCATTGAAGGCATCCTGGGCTTCGAGATCGAGAAGAATTGGCTGGATTTGCGGATAGACCTTGAGCTGTATCTTACGGCGCGCGATGGGAACACTCGCGGGTGTCGCGCCCGCACGGGCAGCCAACGCCTCGCGCGACAGCGAAAAATCCGGCGGATTTGTAAGATCTGTTGAAACGTCGGGAAGCGGCGGCAGCCGCAGGGTTTGTTGTACGAGATAGGCCGGGTAAGCGAGGAGCAAGGCGGCCAGAAGCAGTCCCGCAAAGGCCTGCCCAGCCCCCTTGCGGCCGCTGCGCCAAATGACCACGAAGGCTAAAATCGCTGTCAATATCGCGGCGCAAGCGATGAGCAAGGAACCGCCGAGGACCGCCAGCAGATCAAGCCCGCGGCCAACCCCCGCGATGCCCACAAGCGCGACAGCAAGCGCAAAGATCGCAAGACGGCGGCTAAGTAAGGCCGCCGTGGAATAGGGCTCCTCGATGATCAGACGCCGCATGCAAAATACCCTCTTGCGGCCGGCCCCGCCTCCGGCAGCGTGGATCCTCACGGGGAATTGTTGTAGCTCTTACACGCCGCCGCCGCTGTTGCAACTATACGCCGAAAAGGCTTTAATCGATCATATAGCGAACGCCAGCGCGCAGTTCATTGACAAATACCCTTTGCGACACGGACGTGCCTGTCAGACCGGAAAAGCCGGAAACCGTTCCAAGATCAAGAAAACGGTAACCGACGTCAAGTTGCGCATGATCGGTCATCGCGATCGCGACACCGGCCATGAGCGCCCAGGCAAATTGATAGTGCATGCGCGTTTGGCTGCGATCGAAATCGAAGAAGAACCCATTGGTGCTCACTTGATAGGGCAAACCATTGCTCATTGTCCAAGTGTCGGATTGCCAGTTTCGCGACCAAGTGACACCGGCGCCAGCGCCGATATAGGGTGTGAAGCCACCCCATGTGGCAAGATCGACATAGCCATTGGCCAATAAATCCCAGCGGTGGATTTCGGTGTTCAGATGGCTGGTGCAAATATCGGTCGCTGTAACATTTCCCGAAGCGTCAACGGCCGTGATGCATCGGATCGAAGGACCGATCGCGGCCGCCTGAACCTTTGAGCGATAATCGAGAATGAGGTCCGTTCGGAACCAATCATTGATCTTGTAACCGCCTCCAACTCCAGCGCTGTAACTGTTGAGCACGGACTGCGATGCGCCGAACGTCGAATCTGGCGCTATTTTGGGAAAGGATTCTTGCGCATAGGCAAGATCGCCACGAACGTACCAATTGGACGCGAATTGGACTTCGTCGTCGGGCAGCGCCGGAACGCCGTCGCCCGGAGGCACCCAATAATCGGCCGCCGCCGAGCGCTCCACGAATGAGACAAGGCCTGCCACGGCCGCCGCCCACACCATGTTGCGCACGAAATTTTTTGAACTCATGGGTTTCATCCTTTCGAATCGCCCGGGAGCCGCGGCCGGGTTCAATGCGATTGGAAGATTGGAGCTTATTGCTTAAACGCCACTTAACCATGACGCCTTAGGCGGACAGCACCGCCAGCTTGGCGCAAGCCTTAAATCCGCGCGCTTTTCGAACCGAACAACGGAGATGCACTTGCGCGGCCCGGCATCGCCACTATAGTCGCGCGGCTTCTTAACCCCGCGAGTTCTCAATGGCTGGTTTAACAAAAGACGTCAAAAGAGTCGTGCTCGCCTATTCAGGCGGTCTCGATACATCCATCATCCTCAAATGGCTGCAAACAAATTACGGCTGCGAGGTGGTGACCTTCACCGCTGACCTTGGTCAAGGCGAGGAGTTGGAACCTGCACGCCAAAAGGCGTTGCTGCTCGGCATCAAGCCGGAGCATATTTTCATCGAGGATCTGCGCGAGGAATTTGTCCGCGACTACGTGTTTCCGATGTTTCGCGCCAATGCCCAGTATGAGGGACTTTATCTCCTCGGCACTTCGATCGCGCGGCCACTGATCGCGAAAAAGCAGATCGAGATTGCCCGCAAAACCGGCGCCGACGCGGTGGCGCATGGCGCCACCGGCAAGGGCAACGATCAGGTACGTTTTGAGCTTTCCTATTATGCGCTGGAGCCCGACATCAAGGTCATCGCTCCCTGGCGGGAATGGGACTTGACCTCGCGCAGCGCGCTCATCGCTTTCGCGGAGCAAAACCAGATTCCGATCGCCAAGGACAAGCGCGGCGATGCGCCCTTCTCGGTCGACGCCAATCTTCTGCATGTGTCCTCGGAAGGCAAGGTGCTGGAAGACCCGGCACAAGAGGTACCGGACTATGTTTATTCTCGCACCGTCAATCCGGAGGATGCGCCCAACGAGCCCGAATATGCCGAAATCGATTTCGAGCGAGGAGATGCGGTCGCCGTCAATGGCAAGCCGATGTCGCCGGCAACTCTGCTCGCGCATTTGAACGCGCTAGGCCGCACGCATGGAGTTGGGCGTCTCGATCTCGTCGAAAACCGCTTCGTCGGCATGAAATCACGCGGCATGTATGAGACACCCGGAGGCACGATCCTTTATTATGCGCATCGCGGCATCGAGCAGATCACGCTCGATCGTGGCGCCGCGCATCTGAAGGACGAGTTGATGCCGAAATATGCCGAGCTCATCTACAATGGCTTTTGGTTTTCGCCGGAACGCGAAATGCTGCAAGCATTAATCGACCGCAGTCAGGAATTCGTTACCGGCCGGGTACGTCTGAAACTGTTCAAGGGCTCGGCCTTCGTCGTCGGCCGCTCCAGTGCATATTCGCTCTACGATCAAGATCTCGTGACCTTCGAGGAAGGTGCGAGCGCTTATGATCATCGCGATGCGGCAGGCTTCATCAAGCTCAACGCCCTGCGACTGCGCACCCTCGCCAAACGCGCCCGGAAGATGGAGCTAAGTAAGCAGTCCGAACACTTTTTTCTGAATGAACACGATTGATTTTTTTATCTGGACGCCCAAGTTTTAGACATTATCGTCAGAAAAAAACAAAAGATGCGACAATGCTTCAGGAAGCCACCAAGGAGACACATATGCGCCGGTTGATCACGAGTTCAGCGGCGGCCGCATTGATGGCCGGAAGTGCGGGATTTGGTGCACAAGCGGCATCGATTCCGATCTCCAACCCTGGCCTTACCGCAACCACAACCTTTCCGTTGGAAAAAGTCCAGTATTTCTGGGGTGGCTACAACTACTGCTGGTACGGCAATGGCTGGCAGGGACCTGGCTGGTACTGGTGCGGTTATCCGTGGCGTTACGGCTATGGCTGGGGCGGAGGCTACGGCTGGAATGGCTGGGGCGGAGGCTACGGCTGGCGCGGGAGAGGCTGGAACGGCGGCTGGCATGGTGGTGGTGGCGGCTGGCATGGTGGCGGTGGCGGCTGGCATGGTGGCGGTGGCGGCTGGCATGGTGGCGGTGGCGGCTGGCATGGTGGCGGTGGCGGCTGGCATGGTGGTGGTGGCGGCGGGCACGGCGGCGGCGGGCACGGCGGCGGACATCACCGCTAATGCTGCGTTGAATCGCGGCGCGGCGGTTCTTGGCCGAGCGTCAAGCAATCCTAGCGCACGCCGCGGTTCGGCTTTCCACAAAAAACATTGTAGATAGCCTTAAGAATCGTCCGCACGTCTTCGTTCGCCAAACTGTAAAAGATTGCCTTTCCATCGCGCTTCGTCTCGACGAGACCGTCGAGACGAAGGCGGGCGAGTTGCTGCGATACCGTCGATTGCCGCAAGTCCAATAGTTCTTCGAGATCGGACACGGATTTCTCGCCATCGGAGAGGTGGCAAAGAATCAAAAGACGCGATTCATGCGACAGTGCCTTGAGAAATTTGCTCGCTTGCCGCGCGCGGTCGGCCATTAACTCAAAGTTTGCTGGGGCGTCGCGGGGCTTTGACTGCTTGTTCGCCATGTCCTGTCCTAGGTAAGCCCGCATCGGATTTAACGGCACGGCTTTGTAATTAGAAAGAAATCACATCTTCCAGCAAAATATATCGTATTTATTGAATACATTCCAGACAACAAATCTCGCGTCGCGAGTGATTGTCCACAATGTCCAGCGCCCCTCCTCCCATCGGGACCGCGCGCTAGATAGGAGACTGGACAATGCGATCCCCATACACCCTGGTTCACGATCATTTCATAACATATGAATACTTGAATATGATACAAAATTGTGATTTGTGATGAAGGTGCAAGGAGGAGGCAATGCAAGCAAAGGTCCAGGCGTTCTTTGACGAACCCACGAATACCGTGAGCTATGTGATTAAGGATCCGCAATCAATGGCCTGCGCGATCATTGATCCAGTTCTCGATTACGATCCTGCGTCCGGACGGACTTCGGCGATTTCCGCGCAAAAGATCGCAGCCTTCGTTGAGAGCAACAAATTGCAGACTGAATGGATTTTGGAAACGCATGCGCATGCCGATCACGTAACGGCTGCCCCTTATTTGAAAGAGCGTCTTGGCGGCAAGATTGGGATCGGCGCCAATATCACGATCGTTCAGAAAGTCTTCGGCAAGGTGTTCAACGCCGGCTCTGGTTTTCGCCAGGATGGCAGCCAGTTCGATACTCTCTTCGACGACGGCGCAGTGATCGGCATTGGCGGATTACGTGGCCGTGCGATTCATACACCAGGCCATACGCCGGCGTGTATGACTTATATTTTCGGTGACGCCGCGTTCATCGGCGACACTCTTTTTATGCCCGACTACGGCACCGCGCGCTGCGATTTTCCTGGCGGCGACGCAGGCCAGCTCTACCAGTCGATCCAGATCATTTTCGCAATGCCGCCGGAAACGCGTCTGTTCCTGTGCCACGATTATTTGCCGCCTGGCCGCGCGGACTATCGATGGGAGGCGACGGTCGCCGAGCAGCGAGCCCACAATATTCTCATCCACGATGGCGTTGCCGAGGAACAATTCGTCGAGATTCGCAAGACGCGTGATGCCACGCTCAAAATGCCGGCGCTCATTATCCCGTCTGTGCAAATCAACATGCGGGCCGGACAGCTACCGGCCGCCGAAGACAATGGCGTCACTTATCTCAAGGTACCCGTGAACCTGCTCTAAAAACACATCGAAGGAGAGACTCATGACTGAGAATGTCGGCACCATCGACCGCGCGATTCGTATCGTCATTGGCCTCGCGTTGCTTTCCATGCTCATATTTGCCGGAAGCGAATGGAAATGGCTTGGCCTCATCGGCCTCGTTCCCTTGATCACCGCGCTGGCTGGACGCTGCCCCGCCTACAGCGTGATGGGTATCAAAACCTGCGCCAAAAGCCGTCAATAAAGCGCGACGCCATAAAAATTTGACACAAGTGTTAGCCCCTAGCTGCATCGATGGCAGCTGGGAAAGAGTACGGCCAACAGGGAGCGAATCATGTCCGACACACCAGCGCAAGCGGGCCATCCAATTCATGACGTTGTGATCGTTGGGGGCGGGGCGGCCGGAATCGCCGCAGCTGCAAGCCTTCTCCGCCGCAAGCCAAATCTCGATATCGTTGTCATCGAGCCGCAAACGAAACACTATTATCAGCCGGGCTGGACGCTGGTCGGAGCTGGCGTTTTCCGTGCCGCAAGTACCGAAAGGGATGAAGCCGGCCTCATCCCTCGCCGCGCGAAATGGCTCAACGCCGCCGTTGCGGCTTTTGCCCCCGAGACGAATGAAGTTATTCTTGAGGATGGGAAGAGAATTGCTTATCGCGCGCTGGTCGCGGCGCCCGGCATCAAGCTTGATTGGGCAGCCATCGAAGGCCTCCCCGAAACGCTCGGCAAAAATGGCGTCACTTCCAATTACCGGTTCGACCTCGCGCCCTACACTTGGCAGCTCGTCCGAGAGTTTAGCGGCGGTCGCGCGCTGTTCACGCAGCCTCCGCTGCCGATCAAATGCGCGGGCGCTCCGCAGAAGGCGCTTTATCTCTCCTGCGATGAATGGTTCCGCAACGGCATTCTCAAAAATACAACCGTCGAGTTTCACAACGCGGGCGGCGTACTTTTCGGCGTCAAGGATTATGTTCCGGCGCTCATGGAATACATCAAGAAATATGGCGTGGCACTCAACTTCAATAGCCGCCTTGTCAAGATCGACGGTCCCGCCAAGACGGCTTGGTTCGAGGTGACGAAGGACGACAAGAAAGAGACGATCGCGCGCCAGTTCGATATGATTCACGTCTGTCCGCCGCAACTCGCACCGGACTTTGTCCGCGCTAGCCCCTTGGCCGACAAGGCAGGATGGATCGAGGTTAACCAAGACACATTGCAACATCCGCGTTTTGCCAATGTTTTCGGACTCGGAGATGCCTGCTCGGCGCCAAACGCCAAGACCGCCGCGGCGGCCCGCAAGCAAGCGCCGATTGTGGCCGAAAACGTTCTGTGTTTTCTCGCCGGGAAGGCCCCGCACTGCACCTATGATGGTTATGGATCATGTCCGTTGACCGTGGAGCGTGGCAAGATCGTCTTCGCCGAATTTGGCTACGGCGGTAAATTGCTTCCGACCTTTCCCAAATGGCTGATCGACGGGACCCGGCCGCAACGGCTTCCCTGGCTCCTCAAGGAGAGGATACTGCCGCCGGTCTATTGGAAAGCGATGTTGAAGGGGCACGAGTGGTTGGCGCGGCCTTGGATCCAGCCCACCCCGCCATCCTAATTTCGAGCCGCGGTCACTGTGCTCTTGCCAGCGTCCGCATGGGCGATCGGATTTGGAATGCGCCTTGGATCAACTCGCTGGGCACAACGGTGCGACGGCGGTTCACACAAATATTTGCAAAGCGCTGTAGGTGCGGAACGATATAGGGCATTAGCGAGACCTCATGAACACCGATCTTGATACGGACACCGCCTCCGCGCAGGCGATTTTTCAGTCCTACGGCGGAATGGAAGGTTTGGCGGAGACATTCGCATTGCCAGCGCAGCCGCTCCCGGCCGGATGGCGCGCATTTTTCTTCAGGATATATCCCGGCCTATTGGTGGCGGCGACGATCGCCCTGGCCGCCACATGGTTATCGCAACAGTACCGGTCGCCGGTCATGCTGTTCGCTCTTCTCTTCGGGATGACTTTTCACTTTCTGCACGAGGAAGGCCGCTGCGTGGCCGGGATCGAATTCTCATCGAAGGCGGTGTTACGGGTCGGCGTGGCTTTGCTGGGAGCCCGGATCACGGCGACGCAGATTCTCGAACTGGGAGGCATGCCGATCGCTACCGTGGTGGGAGGCATACTCAGCACCATTGCGCTCGGTGCCTTCGCGGCCCAGCGGCTAGGGTTAAGCCGCTCCTTTGGCGTGCTGTCCGGCGGCGCAGTCGGGATTTGCGGCGCCTCGGCGGCCCTCGCGATCGCTTCGGTCTTGCCCCGCACAAACGAAAGCGAAAGGGATACCATTCTCACGGTGGTGACGGTGACGGTGCTCTCCACCATCGCCATGATCGCCTATCCGCTGTTCGTGACATTGGTTGGCCTTGATCATGTTCATGCCGGCATCTTCCTTGGAGGCACCATCCATGACGTGGCCCAGGTGGTAGGCGCTGGCTATTCGATCTCGCCGCAGACAGGGGACGTTGCGACCTACGTCAAGCTCCTACGGGTCACCATGCTTCTGCCCGTGGTTTTCTCCATCGCCTTCGTTGTCGGCCGCAGAGGCAAGGGCGGCCAAGGCAGCACAAAGGCGAAGCTTCCACTTTTCTTGGTCGGCTTCGCCGGCCTCGTGGCCTTAAATAGCCTTGGTGTATTGCCCAAGTTC is a window of Methylocapsa sp. D3K7 DNA encoding:
- a CDS encoding porin family protein; the protein is MSSKNFVRNMVWAAAVAGLVSFVERSAAADYWVPPGDGVPALPDDEVQFASNWYVRGDLAYAQESFPKIAPDSTFGASQSVLNSYSAGVGGGYKINDWFRTDLILDYRSKVQAAAIGPSIRCITAVDASGNVTATDICTSHLNTEIHRWDLLANGYVDLATWGGFTPYIGAGAGVTWSRNWQSDTWTMSNGLPYQVSTNGFFFDFDRSQTRMHYQFAWALMAGVAIAMTDHAQLDVGYRFLDLGTVSGFSGLTGTSVSQRVFVNELRAGVRYMID
- a CDS encoding metalloregulator ArsR/SmtB family transcription factor — encoded protein: MANKQSKPRDAPANFELMADRARQASKFLKALSHESRLLILCHLSDGEKSVSDLEELLDLRQSTVSQQLARLRLDGLVETKRDGKAIFYSLANEDVRTILKAIYNVFCGKPNRGVR
- a CDS encoding DUF1499 domain-containing protein, which codes for MRRLIIEEPYSTAALLSRRLAIFALAVALVGIAGVGRGLDLLAVLGGSLLIACAAILTAILAFVVIWRSGRKGAGQAFAGLLLAALLLAYPAYLVQQTLRLPPLPDVSTDLTNPPDFSLSREALAARAGATPASVPIARRKIQLKVYPQIQPILLDLEAQDAFNAAIQAMRATGWKIVDQRPQGGRSGVAHIDAIANSFLLGFPTDVTLRLRPLAGQTRIDIRSASRFAPYDFGANSRNVANFETALTAVVDKK
- a CDS encoding argininosuccinate synthase — its product is MAGLTKDVKRVVLAYSGGLDTSIILKWLQTNYGCEVVTFTADLGQGEELEPARQKALLLGIKPEHIFIEDLREEFVRDYVFPMFRANAQYEGLYLLGTSIARPLIAKKQIEIARKTGADAVAHGATGKGNDQVRFELSYYALEPDIKVIAPWREWDLTSRSALIAFAEQNQIPIAKDKRGDAPFSVDANLLHVSSEGKVLEDPAQEVPDYVYSRTVNPEDAPNEPEYAEIDFERGDAVAVNGKPMSPATLLAHLNALGRTHGVGRLDLVENRFVGMKSRGMYETPGGTILYYAHRGIEQITLDRGAAHLKDELMPKYAELIYNGFWFSPEREMLQALIDRSQEFVTGRVRLKLFKGSAFVVGRSSAYSLYDQDLVTFEEGASAYDHRDAAGFIKLNALRLRTLAKRARKMELSKQSEHFFLNEHD
- a CDS encoding putative sulfate exporter family transporter, which gives rise to MNTDLDTDTASAQAIFQSYGGMEGLAETFALPAQPLPAGWRAFFFRIYPGLLVAATIALAATWLSQQYRSPVMLFALLFGMTFHFLHEEGRCVAGIEFSSKAVLRVGVALLGARITATQILELGGMPIATVVGGILSTIALGAFAAQRLGLSRSFGVLSGGAVGICGASAALAIASVLPRTNESERDTILTVVTVTVLSTIAMIAYPLFVTLVGLDHVHAGIFLGGTIHDVAQVVGAGYSISPQTGDVATYVKLLRVTMLLPVVFSIAFVVGRRGKGGQGSTKAKLPLFLVGFAGLVALNSLGVLPKFASDAANEVSRWCLVTAIAALGMKTSFKDLAAVGWRPIALMVLETAWIAAVTFVAVKFAY
- a CDS encoding MBL fold metallo-hydrolase — encoded protein: MQAKVQAFFDEPTNTVSYVIKDPQSMACAIIDPVLDYDPASGRTSAISAQKIAAFVESNKLQTEWILETHAHADHVTAAPYLKERLGGKIGIGANITIVQKVFGKVFNAGSGFRQDGSQFDTLFDDGAVIGIGGLRGRAIHTPGHTPACMTYIFGDAAFIGDTLFMPDYGTARCDFPGGDAGQLYQSIQIIFAMPPETRLFLCHDYLPPGRADYRWEATVAEQRAHNILIHDGVAEEQFVEIRKTRDATLKMPALIIPSVQINMRAGQLPAAEDNGVTYLKVPVNLL
- a CDS encoding MBL fold metallo-hydrolase codes for the protein MTEPPETAQLVEVPFDRSVPGEPGKLIRVSPLVRRIIAGNPGPMTFTGTCTYLVGDGEVAIIDPGPDSPEHLAALLAGLRGETVTAIFVTHTHKDHSPGARALQAATGARIFGCPPHDFSRQPSGHPIDAANDFGYTPDTVLHEGEAIDFKDFSLVCVETPGHAINHRAFALPQENALFSGDHVMAWSTTVVVPPEGAMRHYMASLAKLLMRDDKIYWPGHGGPVRQPRNFVQALIKHRRMREQSILARLKAGDTAIPAIVAKVYQGLDPALTFAAALSVLAHLEDLVERGLVRTNAAVTLAAHYHPS
- a CDS encoding DUF2892 domain-containing protein; translated protein: MTENVGTIDRAIRIVIGLALLSMLIFAGSEWKWLGLIGLVPLITALAGRCPAYSVMGIKTCAKSRQ